A genomic window from Myotis daubentonii chromosome 4, mMyoDau2.1, whole genome shotgun sequence includes:
- the DCTPP1 gene encoding dCTP pyrophosphatase 1, whose amino-acid sequence MSTVGGEKPGDAGGEGTETARPFSFSPEPTLEDIRRLHAEFAAERDWDQFHQPRNLLLALVGEVGELAELFQWKPDGKAGPQAWPPKERAALQEELSDVLIYLVALAARCRVDLPQAVLSKMDTNRRRYPAHLSRGSSRKYTDLPRGATSEDQTVGTADLTCESTGQAST is encoded by the exons ATGTCCACTGTGGGTGGGGAGAAGCCTGGGGACGCGGGGGGCGAGGGCACCGAAACTGCCCGCCCCTTCAGCTTCAGCCCGGAGCCCACGCTCGAGGACAT ccGCCGCCTCCATGCTGAGTTTGCCGCGGAAAGAGACTGGGACCAGTTCCACCAGCCTCGGAACCTcctcctggccctggtgggggaagtgggggagctGGCCGAGCTCTT tcagtgGAAGCCCGACGGGAAGGCTGGTCCCCAAGCCTGGCCCCCTAAGGAACGGGCGGCCCTTCAAGAGGAGCTTAGTGATGTCCTCATCTACCTGGTAGCATTAGCAGCCCGCTGCCGTGTGGATCTTCCCCAAGCAGTGCTCTCCAAGATGGACACCAACCGGAGACGCTACCCAGCACATCTGTCCCGCGGCTCTTCTCGCAAGTATACAGACCTGCCCCGTGGGGCCACCTCTGAAGACCAGACTGTGGGGACTGCAGACCTTACCTGTGAGTCCACAGGTCAGGCCTCAACCTAG